A section of the Pedobacter sp. HDW13 genome encodes:
- a CDS encoding RNA polymerase sigma factor: protein MEQKLTDLELIQNILAGETAQYALLVKRYQRFVFTLALRFSKNREDAEEIAQDCFVKAYKALGAFKQTSKFSTWLYTITYTTAMTFLRKKRLDTDSIHNEETFLQLENHISNFNANDYEKQDSHTFLNQAISQLMPDDATIITLFYKGEQSLEEIGETLHMESNTIKVKLHRARQRLKEKLQYLLKDEVKELL from the coding sequence ATGGAGCAAAAACTTACAGATTTAGAGCTGATCCAAAATATATTGGCTGGAGAAACCGCGCAGTATGCTTTGTTGGTGAAACGCTATCAGCGCTTTGTATTTACGCTTGCTTTAAGATTTTCGAAAAACCGGGAAGATGCCGAAGAAATAGCTCAGGATTGCTTTGTTAAAGCTTATAAAGCACTGGGAGCTTTTAAACAGACTTCGAAATTTAGTACCTGGCTGTACACCATTACCTATACCACAGCCATGACTTTTTTAAGAAAAAAGCGGTTAGATACCGACTCCATTCACAACGAAGAAACATTTTTACAGCTCGAAAACCATATATCGAACTTTAACGCCAACGACTATGAAAAACAAGATAGTCACACTTTTTTAAACCAGGCCATTAGCCAGTTAATGCCCGACGATGCTACCATTATCACCCTGTTTTATAAAGGCGAGCAAAGCTTGGAAGAAATTGGCGAAACGCTGCACATGGAGTCCAACACCATAAAGGTAAAACTGCACCGTGCAAGGCAAAGGCTTAAAGAAAAATTACAATATTTGTTAAAAGATGAAGTAAAGGAGTTACTATGA
- a CDS encoding cold-shock protein has product MQEGTVKFFNVTKGFGFIIPANGDSEIFVHSTGLIDEIRENDKVQYEVANGKKGLNAVNVKVI; this is encoded by the coding sequence ATGCAAGAAGGCACAGTAAAATTCTTCAATGTAACTAAAGGTTTTGGCTTTATCATCCCTGCGAATGGCGATAGCGAAATTTTTGTTCATTCAACAGGTCTTATCGACGAAATCCGTGAAAACGACAAAGTACAGTACGAAGTTGCTAACGGTAAAAAAGGCTTAAATGCCGTTAATGTGAAAGTAATTTAA
- a CDS encoding multidrug efflux SMR transporter, protein MNWIILIVAGLFEVGFTTCLKLSNNFSNLKWSAAFFICITLSFTLLNKATQTLPMGTAYAVWTGIGAVGTVIIGIVYFQEPATFWRIFFICTLIGSIAGLKFFASH, encoded by the coding sequence ATGAACTGGATTATCCTAATAGTAGCAGGCCTTTTTGAAGTTGGCTTTACTACTTGCTTAAAATTATCGAACAATTTCTCGAACCTGAAATGGAGTGCAGCATTCTTCATCTGCATTACACTCAGCTTCACCTTATTAAATAAAGCCACACAAACATTGCCTATGGGTACTGCTTACGCAGTGTGGACGGGTATTGGCGCTGTTGGCACCGTAATTATCGGCATTGTATATTTTCAGGAACCAGCTACTTTCTGGCGGATATTCTTTATCTGTACACTGATTGGTTCTATTGCGGGATTAAAGTTTTTTGCTTCTCACTAG
- the gltX gene encoding glutamate--tRNA ligase, which yields MDKKVRVRFAPSPTGGLHLGGVRTALFNYLFAKKNNGTFVLRVEDTDQNRFVEGAEEYIVNCLNWCGITPDESPEQPGSYGPYRQSERKPSYRKFAEQLISDGYAYYAFDTPEELDAKRKDIPNFQYGQATRMQMRNSLTLTVSEVEDLLAAKVPHVIRIKVPADEVVYFNDLIRGDVSFETSLVDDKVLLKADGMPTYHLAVVVDDKAMEISHAFRGEEWLPSAPVHILLWKYLGWEAEMPAWAHLPLILKPDGHGKLSKRDGDRLGFPVYAMNWSDPKTGDVTKGFKEMGFMPEAFINMLALLGWNDGTDQEIFTLKELEEKFSVERISKAGAKFDFEKAKWYNHEWIKAQSAERLAAGVKEELEKAGIAVNDDAFLNTVIDLIKDRCTLLPDFVAQSSYFFASPAEYDVNSVKPKWTAEKAEFFNAFAEGLTLTDAATAETAFKALAEEKGFKPGELMLPFRIMLVGGKFGPGVFDIALLLGVAETKARIAKAIAVFNS from the coding sequence ATGGATAAAAAAGTTAGAGTAAGATTTGCCCCAAGCCCAACCGGAGGTTTGCATTTAGGCGGTGTGCGTACTGCCTTGTTCAATTATTTGTTCGCTAAAAAGAATAACGGAACTTTTGTACTTCGCGTAGAAGATACCGATCAGAACCGCTTTGTAGAAGGTGCCGAAGAATATATCGTAAATTGTTTAAACTGGTGTGGCATTACACCTGATGAAAGTCCGGAACAGCCGGGTAGCTATGGCCCATACCGCCAAAGTGAGCGTAAACCGAGCTACAGGAAATTTGCTGAACAGTTAATTAGCGATGGCTATGCCTATTATGCTTTCGATACTCCTGAGGAACTGGATGCTAAACGTAAAGATATTCCTAACTTTCAGTACGGCCAGGCTACGCGGATGCAAATGCGTAACTCCTTAACACTTACCGTTAGCGAAGTAGAAGATTTACTAGCGGCCAAAGTACCCCACGTAATCCGTATTAAGGTGCCTGCCGATGAGGTAGTGTATTTTAATGATTTAATCCGTGGCGATGTAAGCTTCGAAACCTCGTTGGTTGATGATAAAGTTTTATTAAAAGCAGATGGTATGCCTACTTATCATTTGGCTGTTGTGGTTGATGATAAAGCGATGGAAATTAGTCACGCTTTTAGAGGCGAAGAGTGGTTGCCATCGGCGCCGGTTCATATTTTGCTTTGGAAATATTTAGGCTGGGAGGCTGAAATGCCTGCCTGGGCGCATTTGCCTTTAATTTTAAAGCCCGACGGACATGGAAAGCTGAGCAAACGCGATGGCGATCGGTTGGGTTTTCCGGTGTATGCCATGAACTGGAGCGATCCTAAAACAGGCGATGTAACCAAAGGCTTTAAAGAAATGGGTTTTATGCCCGAAGCTTTTATCAATATGCTGGCTCTTTTAGGCTGGAACGATGGTACCGACCAGGAAATATTTACGTTGAAAGAACTGGAAGAAAAATTCTCGGTAGAAAGAATTAGTAAAGCAGGTGCTAAATTCGATTTCGAGAAAGCAAAATGGTATAACCACGAGTGGATTAAAGCGCAAAGTGCTGAGCGTTTAGCGGCTGGCGTTAAAGAAGAACTTGAAAAAGCAGGTATTGCCGTTAACGACGATGCTTTCTTAAACACCGTTATCGATTTGATTAAAGACCGTTGTACTTTATTGCCTGATTTCGTGGCGCAAAGCAGTTACTTCTTTGCTTCGCCGGCTGAGTACGATGTAAATTCGGTAAAACCAAAATGGACAGCTGAAAAGGCTGAATTTTTTAATGCCTTTGCCGAAGGATTAACTTTGACTGATGCTGCAACTGCAGAAACAGCTTTTAAGGCTTTAGCAGAGGAAAAAGGATTTAAACCCGGCGAACTGATGTTGCCTTTCCGCATTATGCTGGTAGGCGGTAAATTTGGCCCTGGGGTTTTCGATATTGCACTATTGTTGGGCGTAGCCGAAACCAAAGCAAGAATAGCAAAAGCCATAGCTGTATTTAATAGCTAG
- a CDS encoding hybrid sensor histidine kinase/response regulator: MILIVDDRPENLISLQKVLQAHNFEVDTASSGEEALKKVLKHNYVLIILDVQMPDMDGFEVAEAISGFSKAKDTAIIFLSAVNTELKFITKGYLSGGLDYITKPVDINVLLLKIKTFYRIYEQNRKLNEVQEKLLEEIEFRKQAEHKKDEFISIASHELKTPLTSVKGYIQLLQRSLNRDDKTMAQNHLEKASIQLEKLNDLIVDLLDISKIESGKMKFNLKSFCADNMVNNAIEMLQQSNPDFKITKLGQTHEMIFGDEIRLEQVVINFITNAIKYAPGTNQVNVTINIKDGKLYLAVKDFGIGISKEQQEKIFDKFYRVEENSNRFNGLGIGLYICSEIINRHGGKIGVNSVPDEGSEFYFIIPITEEEIIKNQI, from the coding sequence ATGATCCTTATAGTTGATGACAGGCCTGAAAACCTGATCTCGTTACAGAAAGTACTGCAGGCACACAATTTTGAGGTTGATACCGCATCATCAGGTGAAGAAGCACTAAAAAAAGTTTTAAAGCATAATTACGTCCTGATTATTCTCGATGTACAAATGCCCGACATGGACGGCTTTGAAGTGGCAGAGGCCATTTCGGGCTTTAGTAAGGCAAAAGATACCGCCATTATTTTTCTCTCGGCCGTTAATACCGAACTCAAGTTTATTACAAAAGGATACCTTAGCGGAGGATTGGATTACATTACCAAACCTGTTGATATTAATGTACTCCTGTTAAAAATCAAAACCTTTTACCGCATTTACGAGCAAAACAGAAAGCTAAACGAGGTGCAGGAAAAGCTTTTGGAAGAAATAGAATTCCGCAAGCAGGCCGAACATAAAAAAGATGAGTTTATCAGTATTGCCAGTCACGAGTTAAAAACACCTTTAACCAGTGTAAAAGGCTATATTCAGTTGTTGCAGAGAAGCTTAAACCGCGATGATAAAACCATGGCGCAAAATCATCTCGAAAAAGCAAGCATACAGCTCGAAAAACTGAATGACCTCATTGTAGATCTGCTTGATATATCTAAAATCGAAAGCGGTAAGATGAAGTTTAACCTGAAAAGCTTTTGCGCCGATAACATGGTAAACAATGCCATCGAGATGCTGCAGCAATCTAACCCCGATTTTAAAATTACCAAGTTGGGCCAAACCCACGAAATGATTTTTGGCGACGAAATCAGGTTGGAGCAGGTGGTAATCAATTTCATTACCAATGCCATCAAATATGCACCTGGCACCAATCAGGTTAATGTTACCATCAATATAAAAGACGGCAAACTGTATCTGGCCGTTAAAGATTTTGGCATTGGCATTTCAAAAGAACAGCAGGAGAAAATATTCGATAAGTTTTACCGTGTTGAAGAAAACAGCAATCGTTTTAATGGCCTGGGCATTGGTTTGTATATCTGTTCAGAAATTATAAACCGGCATGGCGGTAAAATAGGGGTAAATAGTGTTCCTGATGAGGGCTCTGAATTTTATTTTATTATCCCAATTACCGAAGAAGAAATCATAAAGAACCAGATCTAA
- a CDS encoding phosphodiester glycosidase family protein yields the protein MLKKLLFAFTLFTTSLSAFGQNADSLTVVKTKWQRTRVARQVKLFQHHFNGQNLFGANQHISFLEIKNTGRKAIFAIGAEEKQLITTSDFGLRDTALAAINGNFFDVKNGGSVDFVRVKGKTINTNHLAVNGNRARHQQAGVVIEKGKLSMVKWDGSTDWESQLTAADVLLNGPLLTFNDIDEGLDTAAFNRLRHPRTCLGIKPNGHVILLTIDGRNAESAGVSLFELTRLMRWLGCTSAINFDGGGSTTLWVNGMGTNGVINYPTDNKKWDHEGQRKVANVILVKKNKT from the coding sequence ATGCTTAAAAAACTATTGTTTGCATTTACTTTATTTACAACCAGCTTATCAGCTTTCGGCCAAAACGCGGATTCGTTAACTGTTGTAAAAACCAAATGGCAAAGAACCAGAGTGGCCAGGCAAGTTAAATTATTTCAGCATCATTTTAACGGGCAAAACCTCTTTGGAGCCAATCAGCACATTTCTTTTTTAGAAATTAAAAATACCGGACGGAAAGCTATTTTTGCAATTGGAGCAGAAGAAAAGCAACTGATTACCACCAGCGACTTCGGATTACGCGATACCGCGCTGGCAGCCATAAACGGAAATTTCTTTGATGTTAAAAATGGTGGATCGGTTGATTTCGTTCGCGTGAAGGGAAAAACCATTAATACCAACCATTTAGCCGTAAATGGCAATAGGGCAAGGCACCAGCAGGCCGGAGTGGTAATCGAGAAAGGTAAATTAAGCATGGTAAAATGGGATGGGAGCACAGACTGGGAAAGCCAGCTTACAGCTGCTGATGTTTTATTGAACGGTCCGCTCTTAACGTTCAATGACATTGATGAAGGATTGGATACCGCTGCTTTTAACCGTTTGCGCCATCCGCGTACCTGTTTGGGCATAAAACCTAATGGCCATGTTATTCTGCTAACCATTGATGGTCGCAATGCCGAATCGGCAGGCGTTAGCCTGTTCGAGCTTACCCGGCTCATGCGCTGGCTGGGTTGTACCAGTGCTATTAATTTTGACGGAGGAGGCTCCACTACGTTATGGGTAAATGGCATGGGCACTAATGGTGTAATTAATTACCCTACCGACAATAAAAAGTGGGATCACGAGGGACAGCGTAAGGTAGCCAATGTAATATTAGTGAAGAAAAATAAAACTTAA
- a CDS encoding DinB family protein: MNRPQPNEYPIWGETYISKVDRDIFEILNDQVESIPVLFRANADKADYAYAEGKWTLKEMLGHMIDTERVFAFRITCFARKEQQPLPGFEEDDYVLNARFAERELEDLIEEFAALRKANLYLFKSLNEEELNRKGIASGREINVKSILFIVGGHVIHHVGVLKERYHVV; encoded by the coding sequence ATGAACCGACCACAGCCTAACGAATATCCGATTTGGGGCGAAACCTACATCAGCAAGGTTGACCGCGATATTTTCGAAATTTTAAACGATCAGGTAGAAAGTATTCCTGTTTTGTTCAGGGCCAATGCCGATAAGGCCGATTATGCCTATGCTGAAGGAAAATGGACACTTAAAGAAATGCTGGGCCACATGATCGACACTGAGCGTGTTTTTGCTTTCCGCATTACCTGCTTTGCCCGCAAAGAGCAACAACCCTTGCCGGGCTTTGAAGAAGACGATTATGTATTGAATGCCCGCTTTGCCGAACGTGAGCTGGAAGATTTGATTGAAGAGTTTGCAGCCCTGCGTAAAGCCAATTTGTATCTTTTTAAATCGCTAAACGAAGAAGAACTGAATAGAAAGGGGATTGCCTCTGGACGGGAAATTAATGTAAAATCTATTTTGTTTATTGTTGGTGGCCATGTAATCCACCATGTTGGGGTTTTAAAAGAACGTTACCATGTGGTTTAA
- a CDS encoding cyclic nucleotide-binding domain-containing protein has protein sequence MIEQLRNIAVFSALSDDSLLELANYIQYVKHPKGATIIHADKVEPYFYVLQSGIAAPIAMARTSKSPFGLAKVAMCFFLLTVTLTTAPVTKTLSF, from the coding sequence TTGATTGAACAACTCAGAAATATAGCCGTTTTTAGCGCATTAAGTGATGATTCATTGCTTGAGCTTGCCAACTATATCCAATATGTTAAACATCCAAAAGGTGCCACAATTATTCATGCGGACAAGGTAGAGCCCTATTTTTATGTACTTCAAAGCGGTATAGCCGCGCCTATTGCGATGGCGAGAACCAGCAAATCACCTTTTGGTTTGGCCAAAGTGGCGATGTGCTTTTTTCTTTTAACAGTTACATTAACAACCGCCCCGGTTACGAAAACATTGAGCTTTTAG
- a CDS encoding beta-lactamase family protein, whose translation MQTKQTNIIRGFLVILICNLFMVETVQAQKLNNQIDSLISAAISDQQGPGGVFMVARKGQVLYQKAFGKANLELDVNLTTESVFQLGSMTKQFTAVAVMLLVQQGKLKVTDPVRRYIPDYPGGDKITIHHLLTHTSGIKDFTKMKALAGIALKEMTPKMVVDFFKDEPVDFAPGERFEYNNSGYVLLGYLIELVSGEPYATFIQQHIFNQLGMAHSYYASDRQVIYNRAYGYQKKESGYVNKTAVNFSVPFASGALMSTLADLLKWQNALNQNKLLNAVVTQQAFSSYKLNNGEVFNYGYGWHIKEIGGLPARAHGGSIFGFKSMGVYVPGEDIYVVGLTNCDCNSPTVLTENIAKLVIAQTIKSK comes from the coding sequence GTGCAAACCAAACAAACCAACATCATCCGGGGCTTTCTTGTAATACTGATCTGCAACCTGTTTATGGTTGAAACGGTACAGGCTCAAAAGTTAAATAATCAGATTGATAGTTTGATTTCAGCTGCAATATCCGATCAGCAAGGTCCTGGAGGTGTATTTATGGTTGCCCGAAAAGGGCAGGTGCTTTATCAGAAGGCTTTTGGCAAAGCCAACCTCGAACTGGATGTTAACCTTACAACCGAAAGTGTTTTCCAACTGGGTTCTATGACCAAGCAGTTTACGGCTGTAGCAGTAATGCTTTTAGTGCAGCAGGGTAAATTAAAGGTAACCGATCCTGTTCGCAGATATATACCAGATTACCCCGGTGGGGATAAAATAACCATACACCATTTGCTTACCCATACTTCGGGCATTAAAGATTTTACCAAAATGAAGGCATTGGCAGGTATAGCCCTAAAAGAGATGACGCCTAAAATGGTGGTCGATTTTTTTAAGGATGAACCAGTTGATTTTGCTCCGGGCGAGCGTTTTGAGTACAATAACTCAGGTTATGTGCTGCTGGGTTACCTGATCGAATTGGTTTCGGGCGAGCCTTATGCCACTTTTATACAGCAACACATTTTTAATCAGCTTGGCATGGCCCATTCTTATTATGCAAGCGACAGGCAGGTGATCTATAACCGGGCTTATGGCTACCAGAAAAAAGAAAGTGGCTACGTAAATAAAACGGCTGTTAATTTTAGTGTTCCTTTTGCTTCGGGTGCGTTAATGTCTACCCTGGCCGATTTGCTGAAATGGCAAAATGCTTTAAACCAAAATAAACTGCTAAATGCTGTAGTAACCCAACAGGCATTTTCCAGCTATAAATTAAATAATGGCGAAGTGTTTAATTACGGTTATGGCTGGCACATTAAAGAGATTGGCGGTTTGCCTGCCAGGGCACATGGCGGTAGCATATTCGGGTTTAAAAGCATGGGTGTTTACGTACCCGGCGAAGATATTTATGTAGTGGGGCTCACCAACTGTGATTGTAACTCGCCAACAGTACTTACCGAAAATATTGCGAAGCTGGTTATAGCCCAAACGATAAAGAGCAAATAA
- a CDS encoding anti-sigma factor, whose protein sequence is MNTIEQQLWEYIDGTLDESANKAIEEKIASDPEINAQYEDLLKLNSVLGSLDLDEPSMSFTRNVMEIIAAEPAPVALKTKVNSGIIYAISGFFVLSLLGILGYVFYEAKASFASFTLPDKFNINLNRYITPTTLYTFLFVDLVIGLILLDQFLRKKVHK, encoded by the coding sequence ATGAATACAATAGAACAGCAGCTTTGGGAGTATATTGATGGCACTTTAGACGAATCGGCCAATAAGGCTATTGAAGAAAAAATTGCATCTGATCCGGAAATTAACGCACAATACGAAGATCTCTTAAAACTTAACTCAGTTTTAGGCTCGCTTGATCTGGATGAACCCTCTATGTCTTTCACGCGGAATGTAATGGAAATCATTGCGGCCGAACCTGCACCCGTTGCCTTAAAAACAAAGGTAAACTCTGGAATTATTTATGCGATAAGCGGTTTCTTTGTGCTTTCGCTTTTGGGCATTTTAGGCTATGTATTTTATGAGGCCAAAGCTAGTTTTGCTAGCTTTACCCTACCCGATAAGTTCAACATTAATCTGAACCGATACATTACACCAACCACACTATATACTTTCTTATTTGTTGATTTGGTTATTGGCTTAATCCTTCTTGATCAGTTTTTGAGGAAGAAGGTGCATAAATAA
- a CDS encoding HAMP domain-containing sensor histidine kinase yields MNPYQKKRRWKFFLLIFAILIGIASVFYTDSFVKKMEREEADQFHLWVRIQERAMFLYDNDDYRDVVETVRKNTKTPVIMTDSAGVITSFNGLDSTKTNYPISDPKLTYDSLYFVRQLKQMKAQHRPDEMNIFGKKFRAYYRDSFILTQLRYFPYIQMGVIFLFLLTAYTAFSSARRDEQDHVWVGLAKETAHQLGTPISSLMAWTELMKSKFDAEDDPLIAEMENDIKRLEIITDRFSKIGSKPMLEDHTVYIVISDFIRYFKVRTSDKVKFSITGDEQVRAMLNVPLFDWVIENLLKNAANAIENEGSISINIIENLAKEQVFIDVSDTGKGIPRSKFDAVFQPGYTTRKRGWGLGLSLTKRIVENYHSGEIFVKDSELGKGTTFRIILKSSLRYEPTTA; encoded by the coding sequence ATGAACCCTTATCAAAAGAAACGCCGCTGGAAGTTTTTCCTCCTAATTTTTGCCATCTTAATCGGCATTGCTTCAGTATTTTACACCGATTCTTTTGTAAAGAAGATGGAACGCGAAGAGGCAGACCAATTTCACCTTTGGGTTAGGATTCAGGAGCGCGCCATGTTTCTGTACGACAATGATGATTACCGCGATGTGGTGGAAACCGTAAGAAAAAACACCAAAACGCCTGTAATCATGACCGATTCGGCTGGAGTAATTACTTCTTTTAATGGCTTAGATAGCACTAAAACAAATTATCCGATCAGCGATCCGAAGCTTACTTACGATAGTTTATATTTTGTCCGCCAGCTGAAACAAATGAAAGCACAGCACCGCCCCGATGAGATGAACATTTTTGGTAAGAAGTTTAGGGCTTACTACCGCGATTCGTTTATTTTAACACAGCTGAGGTATTTCCCCTACATCCAGATGGGTGTAATTTTCCTTTTTCTTTTAACGGCTTATACCGCATTTAGTTCGGCAAGGCGCGATGAGCAGGATCATGTATGGGTAGGTTTGGCCAAGGAAACCGCACACCAGCTGGGCACGCCCATTTCCTCTTTAATGGCTTGGACAGAGCTGATGAAATCTAAATTTGATGCGGAAGACGATCCCTTGATTGCTGAAATGGAAAACGACATTAAGCGCCTGGAGATTATTACCGACCGTTTTTCTAAAATCGGGTCTAAACCCATGCTCGAAGACCATACGGTATACATTGTCATCAGCGATTTTATCCGATATTTTAAAGTACGTACCTCCGATAAGGTTAAATTTAGCATTACGGGCGATGAACAGGTTAGGGCCATGCTTAACGTGCCCTTGTTTGACTGGGTAATTGAAAACCTGCTAAAGAATGCCGCCAACGCGATTGAAAACGAAGGCTCTATATCGATTAATATTATTGAGAACCTGGCCAAAGAACAGGTTTTTATTGATGTTAGCGATACCGGTAAAGGTATTCCAAGATCGAAGTTCGATGCTGTTTTTCAGCCGGGCTATACCACCCGTAAGCGCGGCTGGGGGCTCGGTTTATCGCTTACCAAACGGATTGTTGAAAATTACCATAGTGGCGAAATCTTTGTAAAAGACTCAGAACTGGGCAAAGGCACCACTTTCAGAATTATATTAAAGAGCAGTTTAAGATATGAACCGACCACAGCCTAA
- a CDS encoding DUF6249 domain-containing protein: MEGILVPISLFLGAFAMVFGIRYLSNKEKMAMIERGINPGVGRSAPKPYLSLKFGLLLVGLGIGLLVALATVRNMFGGEMTHEETSQAVAVYFGCLGIFGGLGLIVSFLIEKKAIEKDKI; the protein is encoded by the coding sequence ATGGAAGGTATATTAGTTCCCATTTCACTTTTTTTAGGCGCATTTGCCATGGTATTTGGTATCCGTTATTTATCAAACAAAGAAAAAATGGCAATGATTGAGCGTGGCATCAATCCAGGTGTGGGCAGATCGGCTCCAAAACCCTATTTAAGTTTAAAATTTGGTTTACTGTTGGTGGGTCTGGGTATTGGCCTGCTTGTGGCGCTTGCAACGGTAAGAAACATGTTTGGCGGCGAAATGACGCATGAAGAAACATCGCAGGCCGTTGCAGTATATTTTGGTTGCCTGGGTATTTTTGGCGGTTTAGGTTTAATCGTTTCTTTCCTCATCGAAAAGAAAGCGATTGAGAAAGATAAAATCTAG
- a CDS encoding neutral zinc metallopeptidase, protein MQWFGKGSNNVEDGRSGGGGKTALGGGIGIIIVVLGLIFGKDLTGVVSQLPATTGTEEVKQGVPANDAQAQFVSGVLESTEQVWDAEFKAMGKQYEYPKLRLFRDGVQTACGYAQSNVGPFYCPGDHKVYIDLSFYDELKNRFGAAGDFAQAYVIAHEVGHHVQNLLGISAKLDEARGQVSKTEYNRLSVKLELQADFFAGLWAHNAQNLKDFKLDAGDIEEALTAANAIGDDKLQKQATGEVQPDSFTHGTSAQRMYWFKKGFETGDIKQGDTFNSNNF, encoded by the coding sequence ATGCAGTGGTTTGGTAAAGGCAGTAATAATGTTGAAGATGGCAGAAGCGGCGGCGGTGGCAAAACCGCACTGGGTGGCGGAATAGGGATTATCATTGTGGTGCTCGGCTTAATATTCGGGAAAGATTTGACTGGTGTAGTTAGCCAGTTACCGGCCACTACGGGTACAGAAGAAGTGAAGCAGGGCGTACCGGCAAACGATGCACAGGCACAATTTGTTTCCGGCGTACTGGAATCGACCGAGCAGGTTTGGGATGCAGAATTTAAAGCCATGGGTAAACAGTACGAATACCCGAAACTGAGGCTTTTTAGAGATGGCGTACAAACGGCCTGTGGTTATGCTCAATCGAACGTGGGGCCATTTTATTGCCCCGGTGATCATAAAGTATATATCGATTTATCTTTTTACGATGAACTGAAAAACCGTTTCGGCGCAGCTGGCGATTTTGCACAGGCTTATGTAATTGCCCACGAAGTTGGTCACCATGTGCAGAATTTGCTGGGCATTTCGGCTAAATTAGACGAGGCCCGCGGACAGGTGAGTAAAACAGAATATAACCGCCTATCGGTTAAATTAGAATTGCAGGCCGATTTCTTTGCCGGCCTGTGGGCGCACAATGCCCAAAACCTGAAAGATTTTAAACTAGATGCAGGCGACATTGAGGAAGCCCTGACTGCAGCCAACGCCATAGGCGACGATAAGTTGCAGAAACAGGCAACCGGCGAGGTACAGCCCGATTCTTTTACTCATGGTACATCTGCCCAACGCATGTACTGGTTTAAAAAAGGTTTCGAAACCGGCGATATCAAACAGGGCGATACCTTTAATTCCAATAATTTTTAA